The Actinocatenispora sera genome has a window encoding:
- the gyrB gene encoding DNA topoisomerase (ATP-hydrolyzing) subunit B yields MAAPKQKQSDYTAASIQVLEGLEAVRKRPGMYIGSTGERGLHHLVWEVVDNAVDEAMAGYADEIEVTLLSDGGVRVIDNGRGFPVDLHPKLKKPGVEVAMTVLHAGGKFDSKAYAVSGGLHGVGVSVVNALSVRMEVEIWTKGYTWHQNYEHSKPGPLEQGERTERTGTSVSFWPDGSIMETVEFNHETIHRRLQETAFLNGGVKIVFTDERTSEDQPEIVTETFQYENGIADFVAHLNAKKTPIHKSIISFDGQTDGMSVEIAMQWNESYGESVYTFANVINTIEGGTHEEGFRAALTSVINKYGADKKLLKGNDKLGGEDIREGLAAIISVKLAEPQFEGQTKTKLGNTEVKSFVQRVCNEWLVDWLERNPSEAKVIITKASAAARARAAAAQARKLARRKSLLEAGSMPGKLADCQSTDPRECEIFIVEGDSAGGSAKQGRNPQIQAILPIRGKILNVEKARIDRVLKNNEVQAIITAAGTGIHEDFDISKLRYHKIVLMADADVDGQHITTLLLTLLFRFMRPLVEMGHVYLARPPLYKIKWNKKGDDVQYAYSDRERDGLIAMRQEKRANAKPDDIQRFKGLGEMNYHELWDTTMNPATRLMSQVSLDDAATADELFSVLMGEDVESRREFIQRNAKDVRFLDI; encoded by the coding sequence GTGGCAGCCCCCAAGCAGAAGCAGAGCGACTACACGGCAGCGTCGATCCAGGTCCTCGAGGGCCTGGAGGCGGTCCGCAAGCGGCCCGGCATGTACATCGGCTCCACCGGCGAGCGTGGCCTGCACCACCTGGTCTGGGAGGTGGTGGACAACGCCGTCGACGAGGCGATGGCCGGCTACGCCGACGAGATCGAGGTCACCCTGCTGTCCGACGGTGGCGTGCGGGTGATCGACAACGGCCGTGGTTTCCCGGTCGACCTGCACCCGAAGCTGAAGAAGCCCGGCGTCGAGGTCGCCATGACCGTGCTGCACGCCGGCGGCAAGTTCGACAGCAAGGCGTACGCGGTGTCCGGCGGCCTGCACGGCGTCGGCGTCTCGGTGGTCAACGCCCTGTCGGTCCGGATGGAGGTCGAGATCTGGACCAAGGGATACACCTGGCACCAGAACTACGAGCACTCCAAGCCCGGGCCGCTGGAGCAGGGTGAGCGCACCGAGCGCACCGGCACCAGCGTGTCGTTCTGGCCGGACGGCTCGATCATGGAGACGGTCGAGTTCAACCACGAGACGATCCACCGCCGGCTGCAGGAGACGGCGTTCCTGAACGGCGGCGTGAAGATCGTCTTCACCGACGAGCGCACGTCGGAGGACCAGCCGGAGATCGTCACCGAGACCTTCCAGTACGAGAACGGCATCGCAGACTTCGTCGCGCACCTGAACGCGAAGAAGACGCCGATCCACAAGTCGATCATCTCGTTCGACGGGCAGACCGACGGCATGTCGGTCGAGATCGCGATGCAGTGGAACGAGTCGTACGGCGAGAGCGTGTACACGTTCGCCAACGTGATCAACACGATCGAGGGCGGTACCCACGAGGAGGGCTTCCGGGCCGCGTTGACCAGCGTGATCAACAAGTACGGCGCGGACAAGAAGCTCCTCAAGGGCAACGACAAGCTCGGCGGTGAGGACATCCGCGAGGGCCTGGCCGCGATCATCTCGGTGAAGCTGGCCGAGCCGCAGTTCGAGGGCCAGACGAAGACGAAGCTCGGCAACACCGAGGTGAAGAGCTTCGTCCAGCGGGTCTGCAACGAGTGGCTGGTCGACTGGCTGGAGCGCAACCCCAGCGAGGCCAAGGTGATCATCACCAAGGCGTCCGCGGCCGCCCGGGCCCGCGCCGCCGCCGCGCAGGCGCGCAAGCTGGCCCGCCGCAAGAGCCTGCTGGAGGCCGGCTCGATGCCGGGCAAGCTGGCCGACTGCCAGTCCACCGATCCGCGCGAGTGCGAGATCTTCATCGTGGAGGGCGACTCGGCCGGTGGCTCCGCCAAGCAGGGCCGCAACCCGCAGATCCAGGCGATCCTGCCGATCCGCGGCAAGATCCTGAACGTGGAGAAGGCGCGGATCGACCGGGTCCTCAAGAACAACGAGGTCCAGGCGATCATCACCGCCGCCGGCACCGGCATCCACGAGGACTTCGACATCAGCAAGCTGCGCTACCACAAGATCGTGCTGATGGCCGACGCCGACGTGGACGGCCAGCACATCACCACGCTGCTGCTGACGCTGCTGTTCCGGTTCATGCGGCCGCTGGTGGAGATGGGCCACGTCTACCTGGCCCGGCCGCCGCTCTACAAGATCAAGTGGAACAAGAAGGGCGACGACGTCCAGTACGCGTACTCCGACCGGGAGCGCGACGGGTTGATCGCGATGCGGCAGGAGAAGCGCGCGAACGCGAAGCCGGACGACATCCAGCGGTTCAAGGGTCTGGGTGAGATGAACTACCACGAGCTGTGGGACACCACGATGAACCCGGCCACCCGGCTGATGTCACAGGTCAGTTTGGACGACGCCGCAACCGCCGACGAGCTGTTCAGCGTTTTGATGGGTGAGGACGTGGAGTCGCGTCGGGAGTTCATTCAGCGCAACGCCAAGGACGTCCGGTTCCTCGACATCTGA
- the gyrA gene encoding DNA gyrase subunit A — MTETTVPPGGGDRIEPVGLEVEMQRSYLDYAMSVIVGRALPEVRDGLKPVHRKILYGMFDDGVRPDRGYVKCAKVVGAVMGNYHPHGDSAIYDSLVRMAQPWSMRAPLIDGNGNFGSPGNDPAAAMRYTECRLDPLAMEMLRDIDEDTVDFSPNYDGTTQEPDVLPARFPNLLVNGSEGIAVGMATRIPPHNLREVADGVQWCLAHPDATEEEALEALIGIVKGPDFPTKGLVVGTQGILDAYRTGRGSIRMRAVVDVEEDAKGRAMLVVSELPYQVNPDNLAERIAELVKEGKISGIADIREESSGRTGMRLVLVLKRDAVAKIVLNNLYKHTQLQETFGANMLALVDGVPRTLNLAQFLLLYVKHQIEVIVRRTRYRLRKAEERAHILRGLVKALDQLDEVIALIRRSPSADAARTGLIELLDVDEVQATAILDMQLRRLAALERQKIIQELSDIEATIADLQDILARPERQRKIVSEELAEIVRKHGDERRTKIVPFDGDVSIEDLIAREDVVVTITRGGYAKRTKVDLYRSQRRGGKGVQGAQLRQDDLVDHFFVCSTHDWILFFTNKGRVYRAKAYELPEASRAAKGQHVANLLAFQPDEHIAQVIEIADYEVAPYLVLATKSGVVKKTKLSDFDSNRSGGVIAINLRDEDEVVKAALIGPEDDLLLVSANAQAIRFKATDESLRPMGRATAGVIGMRFTNGDVLLTMEVVKEGMDILVATDGGYAKRTPVEEYPTQNRGGKGVLTAKITTRRGQLVGALAVSPEDELFAITSNGGVIRTPVKPVRRTRDRNTMGVKLMDLPAGVTLVAITRNADEPEEQD, encoded by the coding sequence GTGACCGAGACGACGGTGCCGCCGGGCGGCGGAGACCGGATCGAGCCGGTCGGGCTCGAAGTCGAGATGCAGCGGTCGTACCTCGATTACGCGATGAGCGTGATCGTCGGCCGCGCGCTGCCCGAGGTGCGGGACGGCCTCAAGCCGGTCCACCGCAAGATTCTGTACGGCATGTTCGACGACGGCGTGCGCCCCGACCGGGGGTACGTCAAGTGCGCCAAGGTCGTCGGCGCCGTGATGGGTAACTACCACCCGCACGGCGACTCGGCGATCTACGACTCGCTGGTCCGGATGGCCCAGCCGTGGTCGATGCGGGCGCCGCTGATCGACGGCAACGGCAACTTCGGCTCCCCGGGCAACGACCCGGCCGCCGCCATGCGGTACACCGAGTGCCGGCTCGACCCGCTGGCCATGGAGATGCTGCGGGACATCGACGAGGACACCGTCGACTTCTCGCCGAACTACGACGGCACCACCCAGGAACCCGACGTCCTGCCGGCCCGCTTCCCGAACCTGCTGGTCAACGGCTCGGAGGGGATCGCGGTCGGGATGGCGACCCGCATCCCGCCGCACAACCTGCGCGAGGTCGCGGACGGCGTGCAGTGGTGCCTGGCGCACCCCGACGCGACCGAGGAAGAGGCGCTCGAAGCGCTGATCGGCATCGTCAAGGGCCCCGACTTCCCGACCAAGGGCCTGGTCGTCGGCACCCAGGGCATCCTCGACGCGTACCGGACCGGGCGTGGTTCGATCCGGATGCGCGCGGTGGTGGACGTCGAGGAGGACGCCAAGGGCCGCGCCATGCTCGTGGTGTCCGAGCTGCCCTACCAGGTCAACCCGGACAACCTGGCCGAGCGGATCGCCGAGCTGGTCAAGGAAGGCAAGATCAGCGGCATCGCGGACATCCGCGAGGAGTCCTCCGGCCGTACCGGCATGCGCCTGGTGCTGGTGCTCAAGCGCGACGCGGTCGCCAAGATCGTGCTCAACAACCTGTACAAGCACACCCAGCTGCAGGAGACGTTCGGCGCGAACATGCTGGCGCTGGTCGACGGCGTGCCGCGCACCCTCAACCTGGCGCAGTTCCTGCTGCTCTACGTCAAGCACCAGATCGAGGTCATCGTCCGGCGCACCCGGTACCGGCTGCGCAAGGCCGAGGAGCGGGCCCACATCCTGCGCGGTCTGGTCAAGGCGCTCGACCAGCTGGACGAGGTCATCGCGCTGATCCGCCGCTCGCCGAGCGCGGACGCGGCCCGGACCGGCCTGATCGAGCTGCTGGACGTGGACGAGGTGCAGGCCACCGCGATCCTCGACATGCAGCTGCGCCGGCTGGCCGCCCTGGAACGGCAGAAGATCATCCAGGAACTGTCCGACATCGAGGCCACCATCGCCGACCTGCAGGACATCCTGGCCAGGCCGGAGCGGCAGCGGAAGATCGTCTCCGAGGAGCTCGCGGAGATCGTCCGGAAGCACGGCGACGAGCGGCGCACCAAGATCGTTCCGTTCGACGGCGACGTGTCGATCGAGGACCTGATCGCCCGCGAGGACGTCGTCGTGACGATCACCCGCGGCGGCTACGCCAAGCGCACCAAGGTCGACCTGTACCGCTCGCAGCGGCGCGGCGGCAAGGGCGTGCAGGGCGCCCAGCTGCGCCAGGACGACCTGGTCGATCACTTCTTCGTCTGCTCGACGCACGACTGGATCCTGTTCTTCACCAACAAGGGCCGGGTCTACCGGGCGAAGGCGTACGAGCTGCCCGAGGCGAGCCGCGCGGCCAAGGGCCAGCACGTGGCGAACCTGCTCGCCTTCCAGCCGGACGAGCACATCGCGCAGGTCATCGAGATCGCCGACTACGAGGTCGCGCCGTACCTGGTGCTCGCCACCAAGAGCGGTGTGGTCAAGAAGACCAAGCTGTCCGATTTCGATTCGAACCGGTCCGGCGGGGTCATCGCGATCAACCTGCGCGACGAGGACGAGGTGGTCAAGGCCGCGCTCATCGGGCCGGAGGACGACCTGCTGCTGGTCAGCGCGAACGCCCAGGCCATCCGGTTCAAGGCGACCGACGAGTCGCTGCGGCCGATGGGGCGGGCCACCGCCGGGGTGATCGGCATGCGGTTCACCAACGGAGACGTGCTGCTGACGATGGAGGTGGTCAAGGAGGGTATGGACATCCTCGTGGCCACCGACGGCGGGTACGCGAAGCGGACTCCGGTGGAGGAATACCCCACCCAGAACAGGGGCGGCAAGGGGGTACTGACCGCCAAGATCACCACCAGGCGTGGTCAACTTGTCGGTGCACTCGCGGTGTCGCCCGAGGACGAGTTGTTCGCTATCACGTCCAACGGTGGAGTAATCCGGACTCCGGTGAAGCCTGTACGGCGGACCCGGGACCGGAACACAATGGGGGTCAAGTTGATGGACCTTCCCGCGGGCGTGACGCTGGTGGCGATCACCCGCAACGCGGACGAGCCCGAGGAACAGGACTGA